A region of the Phaeodactylum tricornutum CCAP 1055/1 chromosome 1, whole genome shotgun sequence genome:
CGACCGATGCATGGTATTAATGGCGAACACGACACATCGGCGAGGAAGAAGGTGCTCCAGTACAGCACGAATGTGCGTAGCATCGTACCGAAAGAGATGGATAACAAGGAAAGCGAGACGGCTTCACGTAAGACGGCCTTCCACGTTCGAACCCGGCTTGCTCCTGAAGAGAACACACAGACAAGGGCAATCTCCCAGTTTCTGCTGACGGGATGAATGGGTATAGCAAGTGGTCAAGGAAGTGTTTGATGGTTGTTAGGGGTCGTGATTTCCCATCCTTTTTCCCTATCGAGTTGGGTCAGCGAGGGTGAAGGCAAGATGGTCGGCTGTGGAGATTGCTGTCCCAGCAGCGGTTGAGGGAACGCTGGAACGTGATTGGCTGATTCAGCCCGCGAAATCGAACTCATGACCTTATCCACCACGCAAGAAAACTTGGGACatggactgtgagttgcGACTGTGAACTCCTCTCTGCTGATACGAATCAAATGTTACTACAATGGGTCTTTAGGGTAGGGTGGTTGTGCACGCGCCGTGCTCACAATCACCATGCGCTCTGTAGATTCTCACCTCCCAGTGTGTCCGAGCAATGTCTCCTTCTGATTGTGAGTAATGAATTACTGTCAAAAAGCTTCGGAAGCAATTAGAACATACACCTCTAATCATAGTAGCAGTGGTACAACTTCAGAGAAAACCTGGGTACTCTAGAGACAAATGTTGCTAGCTGTATGGAAAAGCGTGGATCAAGTTTGCCCGACATAGAAACGGCTTGCCTAGCTAGAGGTCCTCAAACTAGCTAGGAACCATTCGAAAGTGCAGCTTCTAGTGATAGCGACTGACTTTATCTATATGATTTTCGAAAGTGGAGGCTTCCAGGTGTTCAAAAGGCGgcctctttttctttggcggTGCCTCTACATAATCCCACCAGTCGTAGTGCTTAGCGAGTTTTTGTACAAAATGAAAGACTCCGCCAAACCTAGTGAGAAAACTGAAGTAAATGAGCGTCATTTAGGATGCCAAGATCATCACAAacaagcaaatgcagcaagcGGGGGAAACAAAGAGAGCGCAACCAAAAGTACTCAAAGGTACTTTATACGGCCTATCCACTAAAACAGAAAATCATAGGCAATGTCTAAGCGTTTCGAATCAATAGAGGAGAGTTCATGTAAAATAGTCTTACCGTTGGCATTGGTAATTCAAAGATTGACAAAGGCTGCAAACTCCATCAGCAATGAAACGCTGTAAGCGAAATTAAGCATTTCCACCAACAACTCAAAGTCCACCACACCCAAGCAGAAAATAACAAAGGTTCCAACAAGAATACCGTTTGTAGGCGTGCCGAATCGAGACCGCTTGCAAaactttttcggaatcaGACCACAATCCGCCATCCCCATAAGTTGATAAGCATCCCCACTCATTTTGGCTTCAAACAGGGCAATGTCGGAAACTGCTGCTGCAAACACCGTCCACACTGCCAGCCACGGACCAACAACTTTCTCTGCTACTGTTGTGAAGTACCCCGCATTCCAATTGCTCTGTACCAAGTCCGACGCTCCTAGGGCAATCAGGACTGGAAGTAGATAGCTGAATACTACAAAAGAGACGGAAAGAAACATGGCTTTGGGAAAGACTCGCTCAGGGTCCTGTACTTCTCCAGCAAAACTTGCTCCAACATCAAATGAGTTCATATTCCAGAACAAACTGTTGACGAACGGCCTCCACAGAACACCACCAATTGTAATCACCGGTAGAAAACTATCTACACCCAGAGAGTTCACAATTTCGTCATCCCCCTTGGTACTTAAAGCAATGTCTCCTGTAGGAAATACCAACCACCATGCCAGGTCCACCTTGGGTAAACCAAACAtagacaacaacaaaaaaggaGACATGGAAATGACGCATACAACAATGGATAGGATTCCCACCACTTCCAGCCCCATGTAGTTTATCAAAGCAAGGGCAGCAGAAATAACACcggaaaaacaaaaacaccatGAGGGATGTTGCAAAAATGTTTCTCCACCGCGTCCAATATAAGACAAGAGATACTCTAAGAACAAGCTGGGGTAAATTGCATTGTCAGTTGCGCCAGACACCCAATCTAAATAGCCACAAAGTAATCCTGCACAGGGTACAAATGCTTCCTCAATCCATGCAATAGCTCCAGAAGGCTCCGGATAAGCCAATCCCAATTCTGCTGTTACCAATGCCTCCTGCAAGCACCAAACGAGCGGAAATCCTGCAAAACCAAGAATGGCGTAAAACGGGCCAGCCGTCTTTACTACGCCTTTGCAGCCAAAAGATCCTCTGCTGACCCCTTTAAAAAACCAATATTGCCAAAGCAATTGCTGAGAGCTTTCTTGAATGttctccttcttctcgaGGTTTAACAGGAAGCATATCTTCTTCTAAAATATCtgcaatttcttccttgacATTGCCCACGGTTTCAGTTATGATCTTGCTGACGCTCTGCATGAGCTCTGCTGCTTCCTCGAGAACAAATTCTAGAGACATTGTCCGCAGGCGACCATGGGAAGGATTTTCGCCATTTGTCAGATTCTCGTTTTCATCATCAAGAtgaaaggatcccgcatcTGCAAGGCCGTAGACGCTGGCTTTATCTTCCGGAATATTCTTCAGTGACAGATTGAATTCATCATGGCCTTGTCTGAGTGGAATTGTCTTGTCCATGGTTGTGAATGTTGCTGATGAAGCGCAATGTTCTCGTCATGGGTCATGCTCATAATATGGGTTTCATTCCGACCTTGTTGGTGATCACTTCGAACTTTCCTCACATGGAGAAAACTCTCATACAAACTCTATCATTTCTGTTTGTATGCCCTTGTGAATCGGATTCCTTTTTCAAGCCTCATTCTAGTTGTGCTTGCTAAGAGCAGGAAACTCTCACAATTATTTGACTCAAGGATGTCAACTACGAAAAACTAGAAAAATATATATGTTTAACACAAATTGTAAGAAATCTCACATTAAGAATTGCATCAAGATTTTGGAGTCAGTCAAAAAAGTTAAACGGAAATGATGGGCAAGCGTTTTGCCCCTCATTGGCACTATCTAAAAAACACTGGATTGCACTATTTTCGTCTGCCATCAACCATACTCCGGACAAGGTACCAGGCAGACCCTGAGTGGAAGCGTGTGCTATCCATTGTACCAAATTTTCACCCAATTGCAAGCAAAGGCTGCCATCTGACCTGTGGTCATCTTGGTCCACAAAGTATCCCCTGAGATGTAACAAGAGCTGTCTAGCGTCACCTTCCAATCAGGCCTGCATCAATTGTTCCCAGAAGGACTCTTCTTGCCATTCCTTGATTGTGGCATTGCCTGTTTCTGTATGGGTTTGTTGAGCATAGGCAATAGCGCGGTAAAGGCCCCCAAGCTTGTCAGTGAGGCCGTTTGTTTTGGCTTGATCTCCGGACCACACATGCCCCTGTGCAATTGTATCAACCTGATCCATTGGAAGATTTTGTCCCTTGGAAACAACATTCTTGAACTGCATGTAGTATTGATCAATACTACCCGCCATGTTCTGCTTCATCTGGTGCGTCATTGGGTGAAAAGGGCTAAAGAGGGCAGACAGGTTTCCAGCTGAAACGTGTAGGACATTTACTCCGTACTTTTTGGCCAAGCCTGTCtgttacggtacactaccttacggcatgtccctcggacagcttccacttggtaaggaaagtgtaagtgtgagccaatccaatggacgcagcggttacaTGTCCCatgtggagtttgtgtcggctttattgcgcaaatctaccgtatttgagttaccctgttgtggtttacctccttgcaacatgtcttgtggaaattattcaaTAAACACGGANNNNNNNNNNNNNNNNNNNNNNNNNNNNNNNNNNNNNNNNNNNNNNNNNNNNNNNNNNNNNNNNNNNNNNNNNNNNNNNNNNNNNNNNNNNNNNNNNNNNNNNNNNNNNNNNNNNNNNNNNNNNNNNNNNNNNNNNNNNNNNNNNNNNNNNNNNNNNNNNNNNNNNNNNNNNNNNNNNNNNNNNNNNNNNNNNNNNNNNNNNNNNNNNNNNNNNNNNNNNNNNNNNNNNNNNNNNNNNNNNNNNNNNNNNNNNNNNNNNNNNNNNNNNNNNNNNNNNNNNNNNNNNNNNNNNNNNNNNNNNNNNNNNNNNNNNNNNNNNNNNNNNNNNNNNNNNNNNNNNNNNNNNNNNNNNNNNNNNNNNNNNNNNNNNNNNNNNNNNNNNNNNNNNNNNNNNNNNNNNNNNNNNNNNNNNNNNNNNNNNNNNNNNNNNNNNNNNNNNNNNNNNNNNNNNNNNNNNNNNNNNNNNNNNNNNNNNNNNNNNNNNNNNNNNNNNNNNNNNNNNNNNNNNNNNNNNNNNNNNNNNNNNNNNNNNNNNNNNNNNNNNNNNNNNNNNNNNNNNNNNNNNNNNNNNNNNNNNNNNNNNNNNNNNNNNNNNNNNNNNNNNNNNNNNNNNNNNNNNNNNNNNNNNNNNNNNNNNNNNNNNNNNNNNNNNNNNNNNNNNNNNNNNNNNNNNNNNNNNNNNNNNNNNNNNNNNNNNNNNNNNNNNNNNNNNNNNNNNNNNNNNNNNNNNNNNNNNNNNNNNNNNNNNNNNNNNNNNNNNNNNNNNNNNNNNNNNNNNNNNNNNNNNNNNNNNNNNNNNNNNNNNNNNNNNNNNNNNNNNNNNNNNNNNNNNNNNNNNNNNNNNNNNNNNNNNNNNNNNNNNNNNNNNNNNNNNNNNNNNNNNNNNNNNNNNNNNNNNNNNNNNNNNNNNNNNNNNNNNNNNNNNNNNNNNNNNNNNNNNNNNNNNNNNNNNNNNNNNNNNNNNNNNNNNNNNNNNNNNNNNNNNNNNNNNNNNNNNNNNNNNNNNNNNNNNNNNNNNNNNNNNNNNNNNNNNNNNNNNNNNNNNNNNNNNNNNNNNNNNNNNNNNNNNNNNNNNNNNNNNNNNNNNNNNNNNNNNNNNNNNNNNNNNNNNNNNNNNNNNNNNNNNNNNNNNNNNNNNNNNNNNNNNNNNNNNNNNNNNNNNNNNNNNNNNNNNNNNNNNNNNNNNNNNNNNNNNNNNNNNNNNNNNNNNNNNNNNNNNNNNNNNNNNNNNNNNNNNNNNNNNNNNNNNNNNNNNNNNNNNNNNNNNNNNNNNNNNNNNNNNNNNNNNNNNNNNNNNNNNNNNNNNNNNNNNNNNNNNNNNNNNNNNNNNNNNNNNNNNNNNNNNNNNNNNNNNNNNNNNNNNNNNNNNNNNNNNNNNNNNNNNNNNNNNNNNNNNNNNNNNNNNNNNNNNNNNNNNNNNNNNNNNNNNNNNNNNNNNNNNNNNNNNNNNNNNNNNNNNNNNNNNNNNNNNNNNNNNNNNNNNNNNNNNNNNNNNNNNNNNNNNNNNNNNNNNNNNNNNNNNNNNNNNNNNNNNNNNNNNNNNNNNNNNNNNNNNNNNNNNNNNNNNNNNNNNNNNNNNNNNNNNNNNNNNNNNNNNNNNNNNNNNNNNNNNNNNNNNNNNNNNNNNNNNNNNNNNNNNNNNNNNNNNNNNNNNNNNNNNNNNNNNNNNNNNNNNNNNNNNNNNNNNNNNNNNNNNNNNNNNNNNNNNNNNNNNNNNNNNNNNNNNNNNNNNNNNNNNNNNNNNNNNNNNNNNNNNNNNNNNNNNNNNNNNNNNNNNNNNNNNNNNNNNNNNNNNNNNNNNNNNNNNNNNNNNNNNNNNNNNNNNNNNNNNNNNNNNNNNNNNNNNNNNNNNNNNNNNNNNNNNNNNNNNNNNNNNNNNNNNNNNNNNNNNNNNNNNNNNNNNNNNNNNNNNNNNNNNNNNNNNNNNNNNNNNNNNNNNNNNNNNNNNNNNNNNNNNNNNNNNNNNNNNNNNNNNNNNTGGAAACACttagcaaatggaaaaaattaaCTTCCATTCACTGGATAAAGACGACGGTCACTGAACCCTACTCTCCGTGGCAAAATCGCtgcgaacacgaatttgGTGCTGTGCGCATTCACACGCGCCTCGTTCTCGAAACCACCAAGTGTCCCAAACAATTATGGGACTACGCCCTTGCCTACGTCATTTTCGTACGTAACCACACGGCACGAAAAGCGCTGGCCTGGATCACGCCTATTACTGCGATGACTGGCGACACCCATGATATTTCTGAAATCctggttttcgaatttttcgaaccagttcagtattttgacaatcccgatgtcaaatttccacaaaataaagccaaagtcggccgTTGGTTAGGTACTGCCACCAATGTGGGCCAAGCCTTGTGCTACCATATTTTGACAGACAAGGGTACTGTAATCACTCAATCTACTGTTACACCTCTCCAAAACCTCGATTCGTCTGCTCTGCAGACTGCCCTCGCTACTTTTGACGCCACCATAAGGGAGATTTATCAGCCTTCTGATTTCGCCCTCGgtaacaaaatcaaagcgccGGCTTTCCGCCGTGACGAAGCGATGAAAGTCGCTCGGCgatccgacgatcccggcGATGGCAACACCCGTAACAGACACGTGTTATACGATCTGAACGAAGGGGACGACCATATTCAACTGGATCCCGGGCTCACGGTTGATGATTTCTTCCATAACGACTCACCGGATCAGGACCCCACCTCCTTAATTATTGGTACTGACGTTCTACTCACTTCGGGTGCGGTTCAGCGCCAGGGCCGAGTTACCAAGCGCGATCGCGACGGTACTCCAGTCCCTAACGACGACCCTTgacaatggtcaagtatctcctggcttctgaagacagcacgaggtgatcaagactcgtctggctcctaacgaagagatacgaactaacgaatatggttttcacacaatcgttgttaagatttataaactctaaactaaagagctaatctgttcactttccattcggccccacgatctgccaagcgccatcgtggtccgtttcactattctccacggtgttatacacggcaccgtgggcacattcatcatagttaccatgcttcTTAGCATGGtaacgatcgagtcccgaaacagtcacatcatgtttctgaatactcaactgagattgcgcctgtccaaaaccatccgtgtcgggatttgtggccaaacacacaagattagtttcgacaggctcgccttgggtgccacgacccaagtagtgcgcgccatcgcgcgaaccggtattcaaaactgtcattccagttgacactccccactgtgaGGTACTCGAGACAGAACAAGCGGGAGATTTCGtctcacctttccaaaacaacaaaggctgaatcaaaggccaagcaactgCATGACCGAGAGGTTTGGTCAACACATCGCTAGCGTTGTCTTTGCCCTCAATCCATAAAAAATGCATGATCCCAAAAGCAATCGCCTCACGGACGCGGTGGTACGCAAGGGCATTGTGTCGTTTAGAAAGAACGGAATGAGGAAGCGTAGAGCTGGTaacaatgctctgattgtcgccaaggagCCAAGCGGGACCGTCCaaaggaatacccatcatacgtagcGTAAGACGCATGTCAATAATTTGTTCTGTAGCCAaacgagcagcaacaaactctgaACCGTACGTAGCCGTTTCAACTGTAGACTGCCGTTTGGAAAACCAAGACACAGGAGTCTGATTAACCAAATGCAAGACACCAGTTGTGGCACGGCCTGTAGTCAAATCATGGTACAAGTTAGCATCAACAAAGGTAGTAATGCGCATGGGCTTACCACGAGCAGGAGGAACGCCTGTCGGAGAGTCCTCGTCACTCGATTTACCGTACACTGAGTACATCCAGTCGTGTTGAGGGACGTCTCCCCGAGCCTCATGGTTGGGAATTCCAGTACGAAAACGAATGGCAGCATCAGGGTATCGACGGAGGTATCCGATGATACGACGGAGACGATTCAAATGTCCTTCACGAGGGGCAGCACGAAAGCGTCCCATCGTCATGACGGCACACTGTATGTCAAAGCGCCCGAGAGTGATGGCCCACTGGAGGGCACCGATGAGGGACTGATACAATTTTATCGAACCGAAATCAAGGAGTTGCGAAGCGTCGACTTCCGGATGGTCACCGTTCTCGAGAGGAGACGAGTACAACTTGGGCTCCGTACCAAAGGAGGTCTTGTAGTTCGAAATAATACGTTTCACGTATGTTTTCGCACCAACTGCGAGAGTATTGTCCTTACTGTCGCGAGTAAAATCACCACCAAGAAAGTAAGTTGGAGGGCCTACACCCTTCAGAGTGTAATGatggtctgaaacaaggGAATCAAAAAAGGCCTTGGGGTTTCGTGAGACGCATGCAATATCGTCGACGTACACGCATACATACTCCCAATGGTCATCGCAGTCACGCATCCAGAGGTCGGGGTCCGCTTTGCAAGGAATAAAATTCATTGTACGGAGGGAGTCCGAGAGACGCTCATGGAAACGGGCTCCACTAGTACGTAGGCCATACAAGGCCTTGTCAATGAGCAAGGTATGCCCAGAAAGCTCCCCAAACTCAGGACCGGCAACAAAATACACCTGTTCCTTCGTGTATGCCTCTAAGTAGGCGACCGCAATGTCACCAACCCACGTTTCCAGTCCATTTACCTCACCAGCAAGAAGAGCGAGACGAATGGACCGAAGGGATACAACACCGGAATAAACACTGTCCTTCGGAGGCGCCGTCATGTGTCCACCGGCGACGAGCCGGGCCTTGTATTTGAGTGACTGCTTCACATCAAACACGAAATGAACATTGATCCGCTGGTATCCAGGGCCAGGTTTGGTTGCACCCTGACCGAGGTCCTTGTACGTTTTATACTCACGGTGCTGAGCCAGTTCGAGCTCCATGGCATCGGCCCAACGAGTATTACCGGCGTTAGCGTCAAATTTCAGGGCTTCACGAGAATTACGAgggacaaggacgccaaacttgaaaatTGGGTCTCCCTTGCGTTGTTTCACTAACGAAACAGATCGATTGAAGTCATCACGGTTGCGAAGCAGACGATTGAAGCGGCGCCACCCGGGCACGTTAAGAAGATCGTTGTCAGACGCGTACATCGCGAGTGTGACTGGATCGtcctttgccatttcaatTAGAGGTTCGTACGACTGGGAACCATCTTCCCATTGAACCAAAACATTCCAAGAGGATCCCTTGTAGCCCGCATCGGTCGGTTGCAAAGGGCCTTGGTGTCCAATAATACTAGTAAACTTGAAATGATCTTCGATATTTCCGTTCGTAGCGGGCTCTGATTGTTGGGCTTCCATCAAATCGGAGAGTTCATTGTACGAAATGATCTCGTCAgcatccttttcatcaatttgcaacaagaagcggATTGCCTGGTGGTTATCGGAGTCGGCATCAATAATTTTACGAGCAACAAGGGCTCGATGGCTCTGGCCGTCAGGGGCTTCACGAATCAAATATCTGCCGATCAATTCGTCAGGAGAGAATGCAGGGGATTTCTCAAAAGATGGATCAATCGTAGCGTCATGGCGTAGGTCACTCGTAGCCAAGACAATGGGCTTAGGATTCGAGGGCTCCCCACCATCGGGAGAGGAATCCGCAGCACGATGGTTTTTCAAACCATTATCGACATTGGCTGGACGAACAACAGAACGAGCAATGGCCTGGTGAGTATTGTCTGTCAAAATCCAATAAGTCAGCGCATCACCTTTATGTTCGGCGacaccaatccaacgaccagTTTTCTCGCGAGATTGCGATGGGAAAGACGCATGGTCAGGGTCGTAATAATAAACGGGCTCaaaccaacgaaaaaggagcaaaGCAGAAATATCGGGACGCTGTCCATGGGCAACCTGAAGCGGGGTACGCCAATTCAAGCTTTCGACAGAGAGGCGATTGAGCAAGTAGGTCACATAAAATAAGCAGAGCAACCAATATTCAGGAGGAGTGTTTGTACGATCCATGATTGTGTTCACCATCTTTTTCACCTCTTGAATGCGGCGTTCCGCGtaattttggtgctgatgatgCGGCTCGCACTGCATGTCGTCGATCGCATACATGCGCAAGATCTGAAGTGCCTGCTTACCGATCTGAGCACGGGCATTGTCGCTGAGGAGGGCATCGGGAGCACCATGGGTACGGATAAAATCCTCGAAAGTATGGGCAAACTGAGACTCGCGCTTCATCGGGAAGACAGAGGTGATTTGCGAACtttttccaacgaaaagttggGCCATCGTAGCCCCACCATGGTTAAAAATGCCGTCATCGGCCGCAGGGGTATCCGAGAAAAAAGTATCGgttgccacaatttcgttcaGACGAGAGACATTGGCAGCAGGGAAACGCGATTTGAAGTGTTTGCGCAAGGGCAAACGGGCATCGGCACGAGCAAATTGCGTGGTATTTTCAAACGTACGAGCGATACGAGCACT
Encoded here:
- a CDS encoding predicted protein, with the translated sequence YWFFKGVSRGSFGCKGVVKTAGPFYAILGFAGFPLVWCLQEALVTAELGLAYPEPSGAIAWIEEAFVPCAGLLCGYLDWVSGATDNAIYPSLFLEYLLSYIGRGGETFLQHPSWCFCFSGVISAALALINYMGLEVVGILSIVVCVISMSPFLLLSMFGLPKVDLACFLPVITIGGVLWRPFVNSLFWNMNSFDVGASFAGEVQDPERVFPKAMFLSVSFVVFSYLLPVLIALGASDLVQSNWNAGYFTTVAEKVVGPWLAVWTVFAAAVSDIALFEAKMSGDAYQLMGMADCGLIPKKFCKRSRFGTPTNGILVGTFVIFCLGVVDFELLVEMLNFAYSVSLLMEFAAFVNL
- a CDS encoding predicted protein, whose translation is MTGDTHDISEILVFEFFEPVQYFDNPDVKFPQNKAKVGRWLGTATNVGQALCYHILTDKGTVITQSTVTPLQNLDSSALQTALATFDATIREIYQPSDFALGNKIKAPAFRRDEAMKVARRSDDPGDGNTRNRHVLYDLNEGDDHIQLDPGLTVDDFFHNDSPDQDPTSLIIGTDVLLTSGAVQRQGRVTKRDRDGTPVPNDDP